A stretch of the Dichotomicrobium thermohalophilum genome encodes the following:
- the ald gene encoding alanine dehydrogenase has product MQIGLIKEIKNNENRVALTPAAVRTLTDAGHQVLVEYSAGEGSAFTDADYEAAGARMVDTAGAWSAELVLKVKEPLESEYGYFRPGQMLFTYLHLAGVDPNLTHALLENEVTAIAYETVRGPDGKLPLLAPMSAVAGSMSASVARHYLAKFAGGKGVLLGRIMGEPHGKVVVIGDGVVGQHAAHAAVGGGAETYIFTLFEERFDELREQISPDVIPVLSSEETIREHVRDADAVIGAVLLPGGARAPHVVSEDMVASMQPGSVIVDVSIDQGGCIETSRPTSHSDPVYTVHDVIHYCVTNMPGAYPMSATRALVKTTLPYVQRLADSGMGALASDPDFAEGVNTHAGTLTIKSVAEALDLPHRYRPFAELMETA; this is encoded by the coding sequence ATGCAGATCGGGCTCATCAAGGAAATCAAGAACAACGAGAACCGGGTCGCGCTGACGCCGGCGGCCGTGCGCACGCTCACCGATGCCGGTCACCAGGTCCTTGTCGAATACAGCGCGGGCGAAGGCTCGGCCTTCACGGATGCGGACTATGAGGCTGCGGGCGCGCGCATGGTCGACACGGCCGGGGCGTGGTCGGCGGAGCTGGTCTTGAAGGTCAAGGAACCGTTGGAAAGCGAATATGGCTATTTCCGGCCGGGGCAGATGCTGTTCACCTACCTCCATCTTGCCGGCGTCGATCCGAACCTCACGCACGCGCTGCTGGAGAACGAGGTGACCGCGATCGCCTATGAGACGGTGCGCGGGCCGGATGGCAAGCTGCCGCTTCTGGCGCCGATGTCTGCTGTGGCGGGTAGCATGTCCGCCAGCGTGGCGCGGCACTATCTGGCGAAATTCGCGGGCGGCAAGGGGGTCCTGCTTGGACGGATAATGGGCGAGCCGCATGGCAAGGTGGTCGTGATCGGTGACGGCGTGGTGGGCCAGCACGCAGCGCACGCAGCCGTCGGTGGCGGCGCGGAGACTTACATCTTCACCTTGTTCGAAGAGCGTTTCGATGAACTTCGCGAGCAGATCAGCCCGGACGTGATACCTGTTCTGTCATCCGAGGAGACGATACGCGAACATGTGCGTGACGCCGACGCCGTGATCGGCGCGGTGCTGCTCCCCGGCGGGGCGCGCGCGCCGCATGTGGTGAGCGAAGATATGGTCGCATCAATGCAGCCCGGCTCGGTGATCGTGGATGTCAGCATTGATCAGGGCGGCTGCATCGAGACAAGCCGGCCGACCTCGCATTCCGACCCCGTATATACCGTGCACGACGTCATCCATTACTGCGTGACGAACATGCCGGGAGCATATCCGATGAGCGCAACCCGCGCGCTGGTGAAAACGACGCTGCCCTACGTGCAGCGGCTGGCTGACAGCGGCATGGGCGCGCTGGCATCCGATCCGGACTTCGCCGAGGGCGTCAACACCCACGCCGGCACGCTCACCATCAAGTCCGTGGCCGAGGCGCTCGACCTGCCCCACCGCTACCGGCCATTCGCGGAGCTGATGGAGACGGCCTAG
- a CDS encoding LysR family transcriptional regulator, giving the protein MDLRQMRYFAAVAEELSYSRASERLNISQSALSRQIQLFEEELGVRLFDRLGRTIALTAAGEELLQRCQTVLSDADAITRRAGELSGGSAGRLRIGATPQTLESVLAPFLPGFQEDFPDVEITLVEDGSARLSEQIERSRLDLAIAGRVAGSPLAGRELFPLGVLAVLPSDSPHLGRSWLDVTALSGENLLLMRRHFMTRQLFDSACEAAGIQPAAMMQSASPHCLLAFVAAGLGTAIIPSTVLLAQLHANVVRLYRGDRQLGCAMSVVWDPRRYMAPVAAAFIEALQAATRADFPGKEFVAGEVPSTISLPARYGA; this is encoded by the coding sequence ATGGATTTGCGGCAGATGCGCTATTTCGCGGCGGTGGCCGAAGAGCTGAGCTACTCCCGCGCCTCGGAGCGGCTGAACATCAGCCAGTCCGCCCTTTCGCGCCAAATTCAGCTCTTCGAGGAGGAACTGGGTGTGCGCCTCTTCGACCGGCTCGGCCGCACGATTGCGCTCACCGCTGCGGGAGAGGAGTTGCTGCAGCGCTGCCAGACGGTGCTGAGCGATGCGGACGCCATCACGCGCCGCGCCGGCGAACTTTCGGGCGGCTCGGCGGGGCGGCTGCGCATCGGCGCGACACCGCAGACGCTGGAAAGCGTGCTTGCACCCTTCTTGCCCGGCTTTCAGGAAGACTTTCCTGACGTCGAGATCACCCTGGTCGAAGACGGCTCGGCACGCCTTTCCGAACAGATCGAACGCAGCCGGCTCGACCTAGCGATCGCCGGTCGTGTGGCGGGCTCGCCGCTGGCCGGACGGGAACTGTTTCCGCTTGGCGTGCTGGCGGTGTTGCCATCCGACAGCCCCCATCTGGGGCGTTCCTGGCTGGATGTGACCGCGCTTTCGGGCGAGAACCTCTTGCTGATGCGCCGGCACTTCATGACGCGCCAGCTTTTTGACAGCGCCTGCGAAGCGGCCGGCATCCAACCGGCAGCGATGATGCAAAGCGCCAGCCCGCACTGTCTCCTCGCCTTCGTGGCAGCCGGGCTTGGCACCGCGATCATTCCCTCGACCGTCCTGCTCGCACAGTTACACGCCAACGTCGTCCGGCTGTATCGCGGCGACAGACAGCTAGGCTGCGCGATGTCGGTCGTCTGGGATCCGCGCCGCTACATGGCCCCTGTAGCCGCCGCCTTCATTGAAGCGCTTCAGGCGGCAACGCGCGCAGATTTTCCCGGCAAGGAATTCGTCGCCGGCGAGGTGCCCTCCACCATCTCGCTGCCCGCCCGATACGGCGCTTAG
- a CDS encoding acyl-CoA dehydrogenase family protein → MHRETPQQTELRARAAHFANDQVAPHIAEMDRTNEYPWHIVEGLAREGFMGMTIPQAYGGGGRSLMDMVVVVEELAKVFGTIARIVVDANTAIPKAILEHGTEEQKRTWLPKIVKGDKPAIAITEPEAGSAATSMTTSAVREGEDIVLNGKKCWITGAGVSRTYLVFARFGETPGAEGIGGVLVSADTPGLSVARVPMMMGLRGMPEGEVVFEHCRVPAENLLVPPGDGFKKLMRCYNLQRVGAATVALGIAQGALDLAVDYAAARKQFGQPIGDFQGIRWKLADMHIKLESGRMLVHRAASELTNGYPNKVNAALAKVSTAEAAIEVTNAALQIHGANGYSCDYPVERMVRDARMFAIGGGTAEMQRNLIGEELITQRAKRLKDVA, encoded by the coding sequence ATGCACCGGGAAACGCCTCAACAGACCGAACTGCGTGCCCGCGCGGCGCATTTTGCAAATGATCAGGTCGCGCCGCACATCGCGGAGATGGACCGGACGAACGAATATCCCTGGCACATCGTCGAAGGGCTCGCCCGCGAAGGGTTCATGGGAATGACCATCCCGCAAGCCTATGGCGGCGGCGGGCGGAGCCTGATGGACATGGTCGTGGTCGTGGAGGAACTCGCGAAGGTGTTCGGCACGATCGCGCGCATCGTGGTGGACGCCAACACCGCGATTCCGAAGGCCATACTGGAACACGGCACCGAAGAACAGAAGCGGACCTGGCTCCCGAAAATCGTGAAGGGCGACAAGCCGGCCATTGCGATTACCGAGCCGGAGGCTGGCTCGGCGGCCACGTCCATGACCACCAGCGCCGTGCGCGAGGGCGAGGATATCGTCCTGAACGGCAAGAAGTGCTGGATCACCGGCGCGGGCGTTTCGCGCACCTACCTTGTTTTCGCGCGCTTTGGCGAGACGCCGGGCGCCGAGGGCATCGGCGGCGTATTGGTCAGCGCCGACACGCCGGGGCTGTCCGTGGCTCGCGTGCCAATGATGATGGGCCTGCGCGGGATGCCGGAGGGCGAGGTTGTTTTCGAGCATTGCCGCGTGCCGGCGGAAAACCTGCTCGTCCCGCCGGGGGACGGCTTCAAGAAACTCATGCGCTGCTACAATCTGCAGCGGGTCGGTGCGGCGACGGTGGCGCTGGGTATCGCTCAAGGGGCGCTCGACCTCGCAGTGGATTACGCCGCTGCGCGCAAGCAGTTCGGTCAGCCCATCGGCGATTTTCAGGGCATCCGCTGGAAGCTGGCCGACATGCACATCAAGCTGGAGTCCGGTCGAATGCTCGTGCACCGCGCGGCGAGCGAGCTGACCAATGGCTACCCCAACAAGGTGAACGCCGCGCTTGCCAAGGTCTCGACCGCCGAGGCAGCCATCGAGGTGACCAACGCGGCGCTGCAGATCCACGGCGCGAACGGCTATTCCTGCGATTATCCGGTCGAGCGGATGGTACGCGATGCGCGGATGTTTGCCATCGGCGGCGGCACCGCGGAGATGCAGCGCAACCTGATCGGTGAAGAGCTGATAACGCAGCGCGCCAAGCGGCTGAAGGATGTCGCTTAG
- the ppsA gene encoding phosphoenolpyruvate synthase — protein MPTARYIRWFSELGLDDVPLVGGKNASIGELYRELTPLGVRVPNGFAITADAYYEMLTEAGAWDRLHELLDDLDKSDVTALAERAATARELVYGAGMNETLRHEITEAYAKLRAEYGDDLSLAVRSSATAEDLPSASFAGQHDTYLNVKGDEMLLDACRRCFASIFTDRAISYRAERGFDHFKVALSIGVMKMVRSDLAAAGVMFSLDTETGFKDVVFINAAYGLGENVVQGTIDPDEFYVHKPTYEQGHRAVLRRRLGGKQMKMVYATGHTREQTRNLPTPEADQQRYSISDADVLDLAGQAIAIAKHYSTQAGEDRPMDIEWAKDGKDGQLYIVQARPETVASQRKGEILKTYHIQERGPVLAKGRAVGNRIATGKAHVIPDAQHLADFKPGEVLVADSTTPDWEPVMKTAAAIVTARGGRTCHAAIVARELGIPAVVGAEDAGEKLADAGEVTVSCAEGDVGRVYQGALAYETQETDLSGLARPATHIMINVGNPESAFQLSFLPNDGVGLARMEFIINEYIKVHPMALLHPEKVEDERARDEIARLTRGYDRPADFFIERLSEGVGTIAAAFYPEPVIVRMSDFKTNEYARLIGGRFFEPEEENPMLGFRGASRYAHPDYAEGFGLECAAMKRVRETMGLTNVRLMIPFCRRVDEAERVLEAMAEHGLKRGENGLEIYVMCEIPNNVLQAEAFAELFDGFSIGSNDLTQLTLGVDRDSGLVAFDFDERDPGMLKLIRMAVEGAHASGKHIGICGQAPSDYPEIARFLVEIGIDSMSLNADSVLQTTRDVLEVEKELGRPPRSD, from the coding sequence ATGCCCACCGCCCGCTACATCCGCTGGTTCTCCGAGCTGGGGCTGGACGATGTCCCGCTCGTCGGGGGGAAGAATGCCTCGATCGGCGAGCTGTACCGCGAACTGACACCGCTGGGCGTGCGGGTGCCCAACGGCTTCGCCATCACCGCCGACGCCTATTACGAAATGCTCACCGAGGCCGGCGCGTGGGATAGGCTGCATGAACTCCTCGACGATCTCGACAAGTCGGATGTGACGGCGCTGGCCGAGCGCGCAGCGACTGCGCGCGAATTGGTCTACGGCGCCGGGATGAACGAGACGCTGCGCCACGAAATCACGGAAGCCTACGCCAAGCTGCGAGCGGAATACGGCGATGACCTCAGCCTCGCCGTGCGCAGCTCCGCCACCGCCGAAGACCTGCCGAGCGCCAGCTTTGCCGGGCAGCACGACACCTATCTGAACGTCAAGGGCGACGAGATGCTGCTCGACGCCTGCCGGCGCTGCTTCGCCTCGATCTTCACCGACCGGGCCATCAGCTACCGCGCCGAGCGCGGCTTCGATCACTTCAAGGTCGCGCTGTCGATCGGCGTGATGAAGATGGTGCGCTCCGACCTTGCCGCGGCCGGCGTGATGTTCTCCTTGGATACCGAGACGGGCTTCAAGGACGTGGTCTTCATCAATGCCGCCTACGGCCTCGGCGAGAACGTCGTACAGGGGACCATCGACCCGGACGAATTCTACGTCCACAAGCCGACCTATGAACAGGGCCACCGAGCGGTCCTGCGCCGGCGGCTTGGCGGCAAGCAGATGAAAATGGTCTACGCGACAGGGCACACGCGCGAGCAGACCCGCAATCTCCCGACGCCCGAAGCCGATCAACAACGCTACAGCATCTCGGACGCGGATGTGCTCGACCTCGCCGGGCAGGCCATCGCCATCGCCAAGCATTACAGCACGCAGGCTGGCGAGGACCGGCCGATGGACATCGAATGGGCCAAGGACGGCAAGGACGGCCAACTCTATATCGTGCAAGCCCGGCCGGAGACCGTCGCCTCGCAGCGCAAGGGGGAGATCCTCAAGACCTACCATATCCAGGAGCGCGGGCCGGTGCTGGCGAAGGGCCGCGCCGTCGGCAACCGGATCGCGACCGGCAAGGCGCATGTGATCCCGGATGCACAGCACCTTGCGGACTTCAAGCCAGGGGAAGTGCTCGTGGCCGACAGCACCACGCCGGACTGGGAGCCGGTGATGAAGACCGCCGCGGCGATCGTGACGGCGCGGGGCGGGCGGACCTGTCACGCGGCCATCGTGGCGCGCGAACTCGGCATTCCGGCGGTCGTCGGCGCGGAAGACGCGGGCGAAAAGCTGGCCGACGCCGGCGAGGTCACGGTGTCCTGCGCGGAGGGCGATGTCGGCCGCGTGTATCAGGGTGCGCTCGCCTACGAAACGCAGGAGACCGACCTGAGCGGGCTGGCGCGTCCGGCCACGCATATCATGATCAATGTCGGCAACCCGGAATCGGCCTTTCAGCTCAGCTTCCTGCCGAATGACGGCGTGGGCCTGGCGCGGATGGAATTCATCATCAACGAATACATCAAGGTTCATCCGATGGCGCTGCTCCACCCAGAGAAGGTGGAGGACGAGCGCGCACGCGACGAGATCGCGCGGCTGACCCGGGGCTATGACAGGCCGGCGGATTTCTTCATCGAGCGGCTGTCCGAAGGTGTCGGGACCATTGCGGCGGCCTTCTACCCCGAGCCGGTGATCGTGCGCATGTCCGACTTCAAGACGAACGAATATGCGCGGCTCATCGGCGGGCGCTTCTTTGAGCCAGAGGAAGAGAACCCGATGCTCGGCTTTCGCGGCGCCTCGCGCTACGCCCATCCCGACTATGCCGAGGGCTTCGGGCTGGAGTGTGCGGCCATGAAGCGCGTGCGCGAGACGATGGGGCTGACCAATGTCCGGCTCATGATCCCGTTCTGCCGCCGGGTCGATGAGGCGGAGCGCGTGCTGGAGGCAATGGCTGAGCACGGCCTGAAACGCGGCGAGAACGGCCTGGAAATCTACGTGATGTGCGAGATCCCCAACAACGTGCTGCAGGCAGAGGCCTTCGCCGAGTTGTTCGACGGTTTCTCCATCGGCTCGAACGACCTGACCCAGCTCACGCTCGGCGTCGATCGCGATTCCGGGCTGGTCGCCTTCGACTTCGATGAGCGCGATCCCGGCATGCTCAAGCTGATACGCATGGCGGTCGAGGGCGCACACGCGAGCGGCAAGCACATCGGCATCTGCGGGCAGGCGCCGTCGGACTACCCGGAGATCGCGCGGTTCCTTGTCGAGATCGGAATCGACTCGATGAGCCTCAATGCCGACAGCGTACTGCAGACAACGCGCGACGTGCTGGAAGTCGAAAAGGAGCTGGGCCGCCCGCCCCGTAGCGACTAG
- the fbp gene encoding fructose-1,6-bisphosphate aldolase/phosphatase, which produces MADLLTFSVIKADVGGYVGHSNVHPELLETARKQTAEAISSGLLIDAYVTNCGDDLQLIMTHRHGVDNSEVHQFAWDTFVACTETAKSLKLYGAGQDLLSDTFAGNITGMGPGVAEMEFEERPSEPVIVFMADKTSPGAWNLPLFNIYANPFNSPGLVIDTKMHQGFEFEVMDVIDHKSIRFVCPEEMYEMLMFIGAPRRYMIKHVYRRMDGMIAASASTQRLSLIAGKYVGKDDPVLVTRCQSGLPAVGETLEPFTFAHTAEGWMRGSHHGPLMPCSFEDATPSRFDGPPRVIAAGFQVAEGKLIGARDMFADPAFDRARAQANEVADYLRRHGPFEPHRLGLDEMEYTTMPQLMEKFKDRWVDESE; this is translated from the coding sequence ATGGCTGATCTTCTCACATTCAGCGTCATCAAGGCCGATGTGGGCGGCTATGTCGGCCACTCCAACGTCCACCCCGAACTGCTGGAAACCGCGCGCAAGCAGACCGCCGAGGCGATCAGTTCCGGGCTGCTCATAGATGCCTACGTGACGAACTGCGGCGACGACCTGCAGCTCATCATGACGCACCGGCACGGCGTCGATAACAGCGAGGTTCACCAGTTCGCGTGGGACACCTTCGTCGCCTGCACCGAAACCGCCAAGAGCCTGAAGCTTTACGGCGCGGGTCAGGACCTGCTGTCGGATACCTTCGCGGGCAATATCACGGGCATGGGCCCGGGCGTCGCGGAGATGGAATTCGAGGAGCGCCCGAGCGAACCGGTCATCGTGTTCATGGCCGACAAGACCTCACCCGGCGCATGGAACCTGCCGCTGTTCAACATCTACGCCAACCCGTTCAATTCGCCGGGTCTCGTGATCGACACCAAGATGCACCAGGGCTTCGAGTTCGAGGTCATGGATGTGATCGATCACAAGAGCATCCGCTTCGTCTGCCCGGAAGAGATGTACGAGATGCTCATGTTCATCGGCGCGCCGCGCCGGTACATGATCAAGCATGTCTATCGCCGCATGGACGGGATGATCGCGGCCTCGGCGTCAACGCAACGGCTCAGCCTGATCGCCGGCAAATATGTGGGCAAGGATGACCCTGTGCTCGTGACCCGCTGCCAGTCCGGGCTGCCGGCGGTGGGCGAGACGCTGGAGCCATTCACCTTCGCCCATACGGCGGAAGGCTGGATGCGCGGCTCGCATCATGGGCCGCTCATGCCGTGCAGCTTCGAGGACGCCACGCCGTCGCGCTTCGACGGTCCGCCGCGGGTCATCGCCGCTGGTTTCCAGGTCGCCGAGGGCAAGCTCATCGGCGCGCGCGACATGTTCGCCGACCCGGCCTTCGACCGCGCCCGCGCGCAAGCCAACGAGGTCGCGGATTATCTGCGCCGCCACGGGCCATTCGAGCCGCACCGTCTCGGCCTGGACGAGATGGAATACACGACCATGCCGCAACTCATGGAGAAGTTCAAAGACCGCTGGGTGGATGAGTCGGAGTAA